The Streptomyces sp. NBC_01689 genome includes a window with the following:
- a CDS encoding DUF6629 family protein — MCWSATADLAAGAAVAAVGVACVTRARRPGDLPLAVLPLLLGAHQIVESLVWRSGGGTGPATVAWAAIALPLLPLWVSAGVLCAAPRHARRVLAVPLVVGVATAAALAHALVTRPVRAEIRGRTLGYVVDLAHPGLLIAGYLLATVGALLLSADRVLRLLGVLVAAGALVCWALWELEFVSTWCAFAAVCSVVLYGWVRRRPSAAGERRT; from the coding sequence ATGTGTTGGAGTGCGACGGCCGACCTGGCGGCCGGTGCCGCTGTCGCCGCTGTCGGCGTGGCCTGTGTGACGCGTGCGCGGCGGCCCGGGGACCTGCCGCTGGCCGTGCTGCCGCTGCTGCTGGGAGCCCACCAGATCGTGGAGTCCCTGGTCTGGCGCTCCGGCGGGGGCACCGGCCCCGCCACCGTCGCCTGGGCCGCCATCGCCCTTCCGCTGCTGCCCCTGTGGGTGTCGGCCGGTGTGCTGTGCGCGGCTCCCCGGCACGCCCGCCGCGTCCTCGCCGTTCCCCTCGTGGTCGGCGTGGCCACCGCCGCCGCCCTCGCCCACGCACTCGTGACCCGCCCGGTGCGGGCCGAGATCCGCGGCCGCACCCTCGGCTACGTGGTCGATCTGGCCCACCCGGGGCTGCTGATCGCCGGCTATCTGCTGGCCACCGTCGGCGCGCTGCTGCTCTCCGCCGACCGTGTGCTGCGGCTGCTCGGGGTGCTCGTCGCCGCGGGCGCGCTGGTCTGCTGGGCGCTGTGGGAGCTGGAGTTCGTGTCGACCTGGTGCGCGTTCGCGGCGGTCTGCTCCGTGGTGCTGTACGGGTGGGTGCGGCGGCGCCCGTCGGCCGCCGGGGAGCGGAGGACCTGA
- a CDS encoding ATP-binding cassette domain-containing protein: protein MQPRSSAEAPAPPLNGTHVQARSVSQRVRGAGRVLAGVSLDLAPGRLTVIAGSSGAGKTVLLQTLAGLRTPTEGSVLHDGAEPGPPGTEFGFVPQEDILHRELPLRRTLVYAAGLRMPADTPAGSVAARVDRVLETLGLSPRAATPVRALSGGERKRACVAAELLTRPRMLFLDEPTSGLDPVTGAALLRTLRALAEEGTTVVLTTHTLADLLRGDQVVFLSPGGEVAYTGEPGALCGAFGVGTVEEVYEAVAAGARRGPEDAGAPVPPAAGRTGAAPSPPHTRRIGAVRQWSLLTRRGVALLVRNRLSVAVLAGSPLMIVAMFAVLFRPGAFDPAAPDPGSSAMIMFWIAFGAFFFGLTYGLLQICAELPVVRREWLAGLRIGPYLASKLATTLPVLAVADALLLVVLRALDRLPAAGWPAYGSLFVSSVLASAAALALGLLASAAVAEPAQATLMLPLLCFPQVLFSGAFVPVPRMTGAGEAISWAMTNRWAFEALGSGVGLESLWRAGASPLGRPLLDSYGDSFGRPAGRGWLVLAGFTAVFLAVTWAVLVRKCREGAVRSRAGR from the coding sequence ATGCAGCCGCGCTCGTCCGCCGAAGCCCCCGCACCCCCGCTCAACGGCACACACGTACAGGCGCGTTCGGTGAGTCAGCGGGTCCGCGGGGCGGGCCGGGTCCTCGCCGGCGTCTCCCTCGACCTCGCCCCCGGACGGCTCACCGTGATCGCGGGCAGCAGCGGCGCGGGCAAGACGGTCCTGCTCCAGACCCTGGCCGGACTGCGCACCCCGACGGAGGGATCGGTCCTGCACGACGGAGCCGAACCGGGGCCGCCCGGAACGGAGTTCGGGTTCGTACCGCAGGAGGACATCCTCCACCGGGAACTGCCGCTGCGCCGGACGCTGGTGTACGCGGCGGGACTGCGGATGCCCGCGGACACCCCCGCCGGGTCGGTCGCCGCGCGCGTGGACCGGGTCCTGGAGACGCTCGGGCTGTCCCCGCGGGCCGCGACGCCCGTGCGCGCGCTCAGCGGCGGGGAGCGCAAACGGGCCTGTGTCGCGGCCGAGTTGCTCACCCGGCCACGGATGCTGTTCCTCGACGAGCCCACCTCCGGGCTCGACCCGGTGACCGGGGCCGCTCTGCTGCGGACCCTGCGCGCGCTGGCCGAGGAGGGCACCACCGTCGTCCTCACCACCCACACCCTCGCCGATCTGCTCCGCGGTGACCAGGTGGTGTTCCTCTCGCCCGGCGGCGAGGTCGCGTACACCGGTGAACCGGGGGCGCTGTGCGGCGCGTTCGGGGTCGGCACGGTCGAGGAGGTCTACGAGGCGGTGGCGGCCGGGGCGCGGAGGGGGCCGGAGGACGCCGGGGCGCCCGTTCCGCCCGCCGCCGGACGGACCGGGGCCGCGCCGTCTCCCCCGCACACGCGGCGGATCGGCGCCGTGCGGCAGTGGTCGCTGCTCACCCGCCGCGGTGTCGCGCTGCTGGTGCGCAACCGTCTCTCGGTCGCGGTCCTGGCCGGTTCGCCGCTGATGATCGTGGCGATGTTCGCGGTGCTGTTCCGCCCGGGCGCGTTCGATCCCGCGGCGCCCGATCCGGGGTCGAGCGCGATGATCATGTTCTGGATCGCCTTCGGCGCGTTCTTCTTCGGGCTGACATACGGACTGCTCCAGATCTGCGCCGAGCTGCCGGTGGTGCGCCGCGAGTGGCTCGCCGGTCTGCGGATCGGGCCGTATCTCGCGTCGAAGCTGGCCACTACATTGCCGGTGCTCGCGGTCGCGGACGCCCTGCTGCTGGTGGTGCTGCGCGCGCTGGACCGGCTGCCCGCCGCCGGGTGGCCCGCGTACGGGTCCCTGTTCGTGTCGAGCGTGCTGGCCTCGGCCGCCGCACTCGCGCTGGGACTGCTCGCCTCGGCCGCGGTGGCGGAACCGGCACAGGCGACCCTGATGCTGCCGCTGCTCTGTTTCCCGCAGGTGCTGTTCTCGGGGGCGTTCGTGCCGGTACCGCGGATGACGGGTGCCGGGGAGGCGATCAGCTGGGCGATGACGAACCGGTGGGCGTTCGAGGCGCTGGGCAGCGGGGTCGGCCTGGAGTCGCTGTGGCGCGCGGGCGCCTCGCCGCTGGGCCGGCCCCTGCTGGATTCGTACGGGGACTCGTTCGGTCGTCCCGCGGGTCGGGGCTGGCTCGTCCTGGCCGGGTTCACGGCGGTGTTCCTGGCGGTGACATGGGCGGTTCTGGTCCGCAAGTGCCGGGAGGGTGCGGTGCGCAGCCGCGCGGGACGGTGA
- a CDS encoding aminotransferase class V-fold PLP-dependent enzyme, with amino-acid sequence MDVTRSYGRGGDGAEDAGCGNEDAGDGVRRAGDAGDGSHRAEDAGDAGHREEVAAGRAGAGEDDGFAGLRTREFGYLDEGGHTYLDHTGAGLPPRSLVTASAARITGGVFGNPHSESPASRASGQLLAEARRAVLAHFGADPAEYAVIFTPNATGALRLVGEAYPFRRGGRLVMSLDNHNSVNGLREYARAGGAATAYVPVSGPGLRIDEEELRQALSGRRRRPGPARGRRAPGARGLLAYPAQSNFTGVRHPLEWIARAQEHGYDVLLDAAAFVPASPLDLGRFHPDFTVVSWYKVFGHPTGIGSLIARRAALAKLRRPWFSGGTIYAVSAQAQWHVLAEDEAAFEDGTVNFLSIPDVTAGLRWIGGLGMDRVRAHVAGLTGRLLDGLRAARHSDGSPMVRIYGPEQAGAARGGTVALNLLGADGRIVDERIVIRDSADHGISLRTGCFCNPGAGEAAFSLPPRLLRSAARRKVGSLEEYLELLRLPSAGAVRVSLGISSQPRDIDTFLAFVTRTYRDRVPGAGGLAARAGC; translated from the coding sequence ATGGACGTGACACGGAGCTACGGACGCGGGGGCGACGGCGCGGAGGACGCGGGCTGCGGGAACGAGGACGCCGGGGACGGAGTCCGAAGGGCCGGGGACGCCGGGGACGGGAGCCACCGGGCCGAGGACGCCGGGGACGCGGGCCACCGCGAGGAGGTCGCGGCCGGCAGGGCCGGGGCGGGGGAGGACGACGGCTTCGCCGGTCTGCGGACGCGCGAGTTCGGCTACCTCGACGAAGGCGGCCACACCTATCTCGACCACACGGGCGCGGGGCTTCCGCCGAGGTCGCTCGTCACCGCGAGCGCGGCGCGCATCACCGGCGGGGTGTTCGGCAACCCGCACTCCGAGAGCCCGGCCTCCCGCGCCTCGGGGCAGCTGCTGGCCGAGGCCCGCCGGGCCGTCCTCGCGCACTTCGGCGCCGATCCCGCCGAGTACGCCGTGATCTTCACGCCCAACGCGACGGGTGCCCTCCGTCTGGTCGGAGAGGCCTACCCGTTCCGGCGCGGCGGCAGGCTCGTCATGTCGCTCGACAACCACAACTCGGTGAACGGACTGCGCGAGTACGCGCGGGCGGGCGGCGCCGCGACCGCCTACGTACCGGTGAGCGGACCCGGTCTGCGCATCGACGAGGAGGAGCTGCGGCAGGCGCTCTCGGGCCGGCGCCGACGGCCAGGTCCGGCGCGCGGGCGGCGCGCGCCGGGGGCACGCGGGCTGCTGGCCTACCCGGCGCAGAGCAACTTCACCGGGGTCCGGCATCCGCTCGAATGGATAGCGCGGGCCCAGGAACACGGCTACGACGTCCTGCTCGACGCCGCCGCGTTCGTCCCGGCCAGCCCCCTCGACCTCGGCCGGTTCCACCCGGACTTCACCGTCGTCAGCTGGTACAAGGTCTTCGGCCATCCCACCGGCATCGGCAGTCTCATAGCCCGCCGCGCGGCCCTCGCCAAGCTGCGCCGCCCCTGGTTCTCCGGCGGCACCATCTACGCGGTCAGCGCCCAGGCCCAGTGGCACGTCCTCGCGGAGGACGAGGCGGCCTTCGAGGACGGCACGGTGAACTTCCTGTCCATCCCGGACGTCACCGCGGGCCTCCGCTGGATCGGCGGCCTCGGCATGGACCGGGTGCGGGCCCACGTCGCCGGCCTCACCGGGCGGCTGCTCGACGGGCTGCGCGCGGCACGCCACAGCGACGGCTCCCCGATGGTCAGGATCTACGGTCCCGAACAGGCCGGGGCAGCCCGCGGCGGCACCGTCGCGCTGAACCTGCTCGGAGCCGACGGCCGGATCGTCGACGAGCGGATCGTCATCCGTGACAGCGCCGACCACGGCATCTCCCTGCGCACCGGATGCTTCTGCAACCCCGGCGCCGGCGAAGCGGCGTTCTCCCTCCCGCCGCGCCTGCTGCGCTCGGCGGCACGCCGCAAGGTCGGTTCGCTGGAGGAGTACCTGGAACTGCTGCGACTGCCGTCGGCGGGCGCCGTGCGGGTCTCGCTGGGCATCTCGTCACAGCCCAGGGACATCGACACGTTCCTGGCGTTCGTGACCCGGACCTACCGCGACCGCGTCCCCGGCGCCGGGGGCCTGGCGGCCCGGGCGGGCTGCTGA
- a CDS encoding DUF4177 domain-containing protein, with amino-acid sequence MDTAPPGIHVFEIHTVRSPPFDPQENLATMSSAYTYEYKVVTFRESLIGDALDSDKLEKVLNKHAEDGWALKAITSADVKGRIGPGAVEGLLLTFERPRG; translated from the coding sequence GTGGACACCGCCCCACCCGGGATCCACGTCTTCGAGATCCACACCGTGCGATCCCCGCCCTTCGATCCGCAGGAGAACCTCGCCACCATGAGCAGCGCCTACACGTACGAATACAAGGTCGTCACCTTCCGCGAGTCGCTCATCGGCGACGCGCTGGACAGCGACAAGCTGGAGAAGGTGCTGAACAAGCACGCCGAGGACGGCTGGGCGCTCAAGGCGATCACGTCCGCGGACGTCAAGGGCCGGATAGGTCCGGGCGCCGTCGAGGGGCTTCTCCTGACCTTCGAGCGACCGCGCGGATAA
- a CDS encoding VOC family protein — MMSDRTLDRGVVSSHTVFGAPCWVSLTTHNLRATEDFYHAVLGWEWHSGTLGDQYRFARVNGVPVAGVSGMSGIGPKMATWTAYFAVSSADETVARSQERGGTTAVGPISFPPGRAALLADRDGAVFGIWEGRLVAGWEAWRRAAPVFVRLHTRDAFDAAIFYAEVLQWASADPASCQVDYEDNEVVLRSQGDVVARIHSGAVGAAPDPTIRPHWRVHFTVDDVEACARAARAHGGTAHQQGAGSTEAILSDPDGAHFSVSCHDAK, encoded by the coding sequence ATGATGAGCGACAGGACACTCGACCGTGGGGTCGTCTCCAGCCACACGGTGTTCGGCGCGCCGTGCTGGGTCAGTCTGACCACACACAATCTGCGCGCCACCGAGGATTTCTACCACGCCGTCCTGGGCTGGGAATGGCATTCCGGCACCCTGGGCGACCAGTACCGGTTCGCACGCGTCAACGGGGTGCCGGTCGCCGGAGTGTCGGGGATGTCCGGGATCGGGCCGAAGATGGCCACCTGGACCGCCTACTTCGCCGTGTCCTCGGCCGACGAGACCGTGGCACGCAGCCAGGAGCGCGGCGGCACGACGGCGGTGGGTCCCATCTCCTTCCCCCCGGGGCGGGCCGCGCTGCTGGCCGACCGGGACGGCGCGGTCTTCGGTATCTGGGAGGGCCGGCTGGTGGCCGGCTGGGAGGCCTGGCGCCGGGCGGCGCCGGTCTTCGTACGCCTGCACACCCGTGACGCCTTCGACGCCGCCATCTTCTACGCGGAGGTCCTGCAGTGGGCCTCCGCCGATCCCGCCTCCTGCCAGGTCGACTACGAGGACAACGAGGTCGTGCTGCGCAGCCAGGGCGACGTCGTGGCGCGTATCCACTCGGGGGCGGTCGGGGCCGCCCCCGACCCCACGATCAGACCGCACTGGCGGGTCCACTTCACGGTCGACGACGTGGAGGCCTGCGCCCGCGCCGCGCGTGCCCACGGGGGCACGGCCCACCAGCAGGGGGCCGGCTCCACGGAGGCGATCCTCAGTGACCCCGACGGGGCGCACTTCAGCGTGAGCTGCCACGACGCGAAATAG
- a CDS encoding DUF6296 family protein, with the protein MHTPDRYRLSFTHQESGVGVITDEVVVERTATLGPGGNPVYSDPTGILRAEISSAGEVRMLASGGYQSPVSPTAEPLS; encoded by the coding sequence ATGCACACCCCTGACCGCTACCGGTTGAGCTTCACCCACCAGGAATCGGGCGTCGGCGTCATCACGGACGAGGTGGTCGTCGAACGCACCGCCACCCTCGGGCCGGGCGGAAACCCGGTGTACTCCGATCCCACGGGCATACTCCGCGCCGAGATCAGCTCGGCGGGCGAGGTGCGGATGCTCGCCAGCGGCGGCTACCAGTCGCCGGTGTCACCCACCGCCGAACCGCTTTCCTGA